One Nilaparvata lugens isolate BPH unplaced genomic scaffold, ASM1435652v1 scaffold2806, whole genome shotgun sequence DNA window includes the following coding sequences:
- the LOC120348937 gene encoding proteasome subunit beta type-1-like codes for MEVLSNNYYGARPTQLHFSPYEDNGGTVVAIAGEDFAIIGSDTRLSTGYSIETRNQTKLFRLSSKTVLGCTGCWCDALSLAHLMQARMQMYLHEHNKEMSSLAVGQMLSTVLYNRRFFPYYVSNIVAGLDADGKGILHSYDPVGHCEKTHYVAGGSAGAFLQPLLDNQIGLKNMQNMELGPVSMERALNLVKDSFIAAAERDFYTGDGVHINIITKDGIKEDRMVLRKD; via the exons ATGGAAGTTTTAAGTAATAACTATTATGGTGCAAGACCTACTCAGCTCCATTTCAGTCCTTATGAAGACAATGGAGG AACTGTTGTGGCTATAGCTGGTGAAGACTTTGCCATCATTGGAAGCGATACCCGTTTGAGCACTGGCTACTCAATAGAGACACGAAACCAAACTAAGCTTTTCAGGCTTTCCAgtaaaacagttttgggttgcACAGGCTGCTGGTGTGACGCATTATCTCTGGCTCATTTGATGCAAGCTAGAATGCAG ATGTACTTGCACGAGCATAACAAAGAGATGTCGTCACTAGCTGTGGGCCAAATGTTGTCGACAGTGCTGTACAACCGGCGTTTCTTCCCCTACTACGTGTCCAACATTGTGGCCGGCCTGGACGCCGATGGCAAAGGCATTCTGCACAGCTACGACCCGGTCGGTCACTGCGAGAAAACCCACTATGTTGCCGGAGGTTCGGCTGGAGCTTTCCTTCAACCGTTGCTCGATAATCAG atTGGGTTGAAAAACATGCAGAACATGGAGCTTGGTCCGGTTTCAATGGAAAGAGCGCTGAATCTGGTGAAGGACTCGTTCATTGCGGCTGCCGAGCGTGACTTCTACACTGGAGATGGTGTTCACATTAACATCATCACCAAAGATGGCATCAAGGAGGATAGAATGGTATTGCGTAAAGATTAA
- the LOC120355557 gene encoding uncharacterized protein LOC120355557 translates to MLTGGTPNIVQAGGTQNILSAGGIENNNSIRLLLPISYLYFEFSVENEWLKLMKLMKYQKPTKNKNAIYVCLSPHRKLSERHNSLVNLLYCIIKAEEGGEINLPTV, encoded by the exons atgttgacaggcggaactccgaatatcgtgcaggccggcggaactcaaaatatcttgtcagctggtggaattgaaa ataaCAATAGCATTAGGCTACTACTGCCTATATCGTACCTATATTTTGAGTTTTCTGTGGAGAACGAATGGCTCAAGTTAATGAAGctaatgaaatatcaaaaacctaccAA aaataaaaatgccATTTATGTCTGCCTGTCACCACATAGAAAGCTTTCCGAAAGACACAACTCCTTG GTGAACCTATTGTACTGCATCATAAAAgcggaagaaggaggtgaaatCAACTTGCCGACTGTTTAG